A stretch of DNA from Kiloniellales bacterium:
GGCTGTCCGGTAGGGGGCGGCGCACCGGGGAGTTGCCGTCGAGCGACCTCGGCAGCGCGAGGCCGCCCGGCCGCAGGATCGACAGGGTCCTCTCGTAGTCGTGCCAGACCCAGGCCGCCGGGCCGTGCACCGTGGGATCGGGGTCCTCGAGCCGGCGGCCGAGGGCGGCGAGGGGGGCGGCCCGCTCGTCTTCCGGGAGCAGGGCCAAGAGGCCGCGCCATAGGTCCGGGTAGAAGATCTGCGGTCCGCGGATCAGGGCCCAGTCGACCTCCTCGGGGGTGCCCAGGAAGACCGCGCGCAGGACCAGTCCGCTGACCCGCTCCGGGTGGGCCTGGGCGTAGGCGGTCCCGAGCAGCGACCCCCAGGAGCCGCCGACCACCATCCAGCGCTCGATGCCGAGCGACCGGCGTATGGTTTCCAGGTCCGCGATCAGGTGGGCCGTCGTGTTCGCCTCGAGGCAGCGCTTCGGCCGGCTGCGGCCGGCGCCGCGCTGGTCGTAGAACACGGTGCGAAAGCGCCGCGGATCGAACAGGCGCCGCTGATGGGGCTGGCAGCCGCCGCCGGGGCCGCCGTGCAGGAACACGGCGGGCAGGCCCTTCGGGTTACCGACCTGCTCGACATAGAGCTGGTGCGGCGGATCGACCTCCAGCGTCCGGGTGTCGAAGGGTTCGATCGCGGCGGCATGGGTATCGGGCATTCGGGCCTCTTGAACTACGACGCGCCGCAGTGCTGGCGGGCCTTCCAGCGAGCAGCCCGGTGACGGCGGTCCCGGGTCCGGACTCCTCGGTCCCCAGGATAGGGCGAGTCGAAGCCGGTCCGCAACGCAAGGGGCGCCTCGCGCGGCGGCCGATTTCCGTCTTCGCCGACCCTTGGCACGGGGCTGTCCGGGTCCTCTCGACAAGGCGGGCCAAGCGTGCATTGTTAGCGGCGGAATGAGGGTTCGAGGGCGCGGCTCGCCGGCCCCGCTGGGGAGAAGACCGATGGCAGAGTTTCCCGAAAGAGCGAAGGTCGTGATCGTTGGCCTCGGCGGCATCGTCGGGGCGTCCGTGGCCCACCACCTGATCGAGCGGGGCTGGGACGATATCGTCGGCATCGACAAGTCCGCGATCCCGACGGACATCGGCTCGACCTCCCACGCCTCGGATTTCTGCTACGCCACCAGCCACGATTTTCTTTCCTGCTGGACGACGCTCTACTCGATCGACTTCTTCGAGAAGCGGGGGCGCTACGCCAAGGTGGGCGGGCTCGAGGTCGCCCGGGTCGGTGACGACGCCCGCATGGACGAGATCAAGCGGAAGGTCGCCTCGGGCAAGGCCTTCGGCACCCGGGCCCACCTCGTGGGGCCGGCCGAGATCAAGGAGAAGTTCCCGCTGATCGAGGAGAGCCTGGTCCAGGGGGGCATGTGGGACCCCGACGCCGGGCTGGTCGTGCCCCGCTCCCAGGTGGTCGCCGGCGAGCTGGTCGAGGAGGCCGAGAACAGCGGCAAGCTCCGCGCCTTTGCCAATACGCCGGCCACGGGACTGTTGATCGAGGGCGGCCGCATCAAGGGCGTCGAGACCCCGCGCGGCACGATCCGGGCCGACCACGTCGTGGTCTGCGCCGGTCTCTGGGGGCGGCTGGTCGCGGAGATGGCGGGCGAAGACCTGCCGGTCATGCCGGTCGACCACCCGCTGCTCTGGTTCGGGCCCTACGACGAGTTCGCCGGCACCGGCAAGGATATCGGCTGGCCGCTGCTGCGCGACCAGGGCAACTCCGCCTACATGCGCGACACCGGCGACCCCAAGACCACCGAAGGCGGCATGGTCGAGTGGGGCTACTACGAGCAGACCGAGCCCCGGCTCTGCCATCCGCGCGACCTCCTGGAGAAGGAGGAAGCGCGCCTCTCGCCCTCGCAGCGCGACCTGGAGATGGAGCAGGTCATGGAGGCGCTCGAGAAGGCCATGGAGCTGACGCCGATCCTGGGCGAGCTGGGCTACGACGAGAAGCGCTCCTTCAACGGCCTGCTCCAGGTCACGACCGACGGCGGCCCGTCGATGGGCGAGAGCCAGAAAGTGCGCGGCCTCTGGTATGCCGTGGCGATCTGGGTCAAGGACGGCCCGGGCATGGGCAAGCTGATCGCCGACTGGATGACCGACGGACGCACCGGGATCGACCACCACCAGATCGACTACGCCCGTTTCTATCCCTTCCAGACCGACTCGGCCTTCATCCACGCCCGCTGTTCCGAAACGGCGATGAAGATCTACAATCCGGCGGTTCATCCGCGCGAGCCCTTCGCCGGCGGCCGGGATATCCGGCGCAGCCCCTTTTACGAGCGGGAGAAGGAGCTCGGCGGCTACTTCATGGAGCTGGGCGGCTGGGAGCGGGCTCACGGCTACGCCAGCAACGAGCACCTGCTGCAGAAGTACGGCAACCAGGTGCCGGTGCGCGAGAACGAGTGGGACAACCGCCACTTCTGGCGCGTCTCCAACGCCGAGCACCTGGAGATGAGCGCCAACGTGGGCATGGTGAACCTGTCTCACTTCGCGCTCTACGACGTGACCGGGCCGGACCACGTCAAGTTCATGGAGTACCTCTGCGTCGCCAGGGTCGGCGGCGACAACCAGGTCGGCAAGGGGATCTACACCCACTTCCTCGACGAGCACGGCATGGTCAAGGCCGACTTCACGGTGTTCCGCCTGGCCGACCGCTTCCGCTTCGTCGACGGCGCGGACGCCGGCAACCGCGACTTCGTCTACATGAAGCGCATAGCCGAGGACCTTGGCTACGACGTGACCATCGCCGACGTCTCGACCGACCACACAACCATCGGTCTCTGGGGCCCGAACGCCCGGGCCACGCTCCAGGCCGTGGTGACGGAGCCCGAGGCCCTCACTCACGAGAAATTCCCCTTCGCCTCGCTCAAGGAGATCGAGATCGCCGGCAAGAACGTCACCGCCTTCCGCATCTCCTACGTCGGCGAGCAGGGCTGGGAGCTGCACATGCGCTACGAGGACGGCCTCGCCGTCTGGGACGCGCTGCGCGCCCGGGACGTCATGCCCTTCGGCGTCGAGACCTACGCCAACTCGCGGCGCCTGGAGAAGAGCCTGCGCCTGCAGAACGCCGACCTCCTGACCGAGTACAACCTGCTCGAGGCCGACCTGGCGCGGCCCAAGGTCAAGGAGGCGGACTTCATCGGCAAGGCGGCCTATCTGGAACACCGCGCCCGCGACCACCAGCCGGCCACGCTCTGCACCCTGGTCATGACCGACAACCGGGATTCCGCGGGCGTGGCGCGCTATCCCGTCGGGGTTCTGCCGATCATGTGCCCGAAGACCGGCGAGACGCTGGTCGATTCCGAGGGCCGCCGCTCCTTCACCACCTCGATCGCCTTCGGCCCGACGGTCGGCAAGAACATCGCGCTCGGCTATCTGCCCCACGAGCACGCGGTCAAAGGCAAGGATTTCCAGGTCGAGTACTTCGGCGAGACCTTCCCGGTCCAGGTGGCCGGCGTCGGCTACGAGCCGCTCTACGACCCGGAGAACCTAAAGCCGCGCAGCTGACGGTCGCGCCCCCTCAGGGCGCGTCGTAGCCGAAGGCGTCTAGATAGGGCCGGAGCGGGGCGATCTGGGGCGCCAGCTGCGTTTCAAAGTGTCGCCAGCGGCCGATCGAGGAACCGTAGAGCGGACGGACGACCTGGTCGTAGCTGGGCGAGACCACGAAGCGGCGGCGGGCCGAGGCGGCGTGATCGAGCGCGGCGTCGTCCCAGGCCAGGCCGAGGAAGGCGGCAATGCGCCGAAGCTCGCCCTCGAAGTCCTGAACCAGGTCCTCGTAGCGATGGACCGCCGACTCCAGCGCCAGGTGCCGCCGCTCGGCCTGCCACAGGTCCATGACCGCCCGGTAGAGCTGGATCGTGTGCTCCAGGCTCGGAAAATCCGCCGTGCCCGCGCGCAGGCGGAACAGGGTGGTGAAGCAGGAAAGGCAGACGTCGCGCGGATCGCGCAGCGAAACCAGCACCTTGGCGTGCGGGAACACGGCCGCTACCAGCCAGAGATTGAGCAGGTTCAGCGGCATCTTGTCGATCAGCCGGCGGCCGTCCAGGGGCGCGCCCAGGTGGCGCTCGGCGGCCGCCCAGTAGCTCTGCCGGATCTTCTGCCGCGCCCCCTCGGACTGGGTCTCCAGGGCCTCAGGCCCGCCGTCGCCGAGGTGCGCGAGGCGCGCCTCGTCGAGGGCGGTCTTCTCGTCCATCAGGACCGCGCCCGGCAGGGCGGCGAGGGCCTGGGCGAGCAGGGTGGTGCCCGAGCGGGGAAAACCGACCAGGAAGATCGGCGCGTTCCCGTCCGCACCGCGCGTCTCGGGCGCCTCCGGTGCCAGGGTCTCGACCCCGGCCTGGAGAGCGCGGATCGCGTCAAGATAGGCCGCGGCGTTCTCCTCCCAGCCCGGCGCGGACCGGCAGTTGAGCCGGTTGGCCAGGGTGTAGTGGTCGAAGGCGCGGGCGTAGTCGCCGGCCTCTTCCTCCAGTCTGCCGAGGTCGGCGTGGGCGCGCGCAACGGTCCGCAGTTGACGTTCCTCACCCGGCTGGCCGAGATCGGCGAGCAGGGCCCGGTAGTCCCGGCGCGCGGCCTCGACCTCGCCGCGCCGGCCGCGCAGCTTGGCCAGGGTGACGCGCGCGGCCGGGTCGCGGGGGTCGAGGGACAGCGCCCGCTCGGCCTCGACCGTCGCCTCGTCCAGGCGGTTGGCCCGCTCCAGGAGGGCCGCCAGATTGCCCCGCGTCTCGAGCGATTCCCCCTGGGCGAGGGCCGCTCTGTACTGGGCGACCGCTTCGTCCAGCTGCCCGAGCTCGCGGTAGAGCGTGCCCAGGTTGTTGTGCGCGGCGGCGTAGCCGGGGCGCTTGGCCACGGCCGAGCGGTAGAATTCCAGGGCCTCGTGGGCCCGTCCCTGCCGCTGCAGCAGCAGGGCCAGGCTGTTGTCCGCCTCGGCAAGTGCCGGGTCCAGCCGGGCGGCGCGGCGCAGCAAGGGCTCGGCCTCCGCGTCCCGGCCGCCCTCGTGCAGAAGGTTGCCGAGGTTCAGCAACAGCCCGGAATGGTCCGGCGCCCGATCGAGCGCTGCCCGGTAGGTCCGCTCCGCCTCGGCGAAAGCGCGCTGCTCGACCAGAACGTTGCCGAGCAGCAGGCGGGCCTCGATAAAATCGGGGTGGTGCTGCAGCGCTTCCTGCAGGCGCCGGGCGGCGACGTCCGGCCGGTCCATCTGTCGGGCCAGGGACGCCAGATGGTAGAGCGCCTCGGCGTGGCCCGGGTCGGCCGCCAGGACGTCGAGATAGAGGCGACGCGCTTCGCGCAGGCCGCCCTGCTCATGAAGCGCCCGCGCCCGGCTCAGAGTTTCCATGGCTCGGGCCTGACGTTCCTCGGAATCTGGGCGGTTCACGCCTCGTCCTCGGCCACGATCTCCCAGATCCGGGCGTGATCCTGCTCGGGGCTGGGCCGGATGGTGCGAAACCGTTCGACCAGGCCGTCCTCGGTCAGCTCCCGTTCGACCGCCAGAAGGGTGTGGACCCTGTGCTCGCAGAGCGAGGCGGCGTGCTCGACCTCGTCGCGCGCCACCGGCAGGGCGCTGACCAGGTCCGGCGCGCCGTAGTGCGCAACAAAGTGCGCCGCCAGGCGTTCGACCATCTGGAAGAAGTCGGCCTCTTCGATCTCCGCCACCTCGGCCAGTGTCGAGCGGCCGAAGCTCTCCGTGCCCAGCCAGCCGCTGCGCAGCGCGAGCGCCTCCTTACGGTCGAGCGCGGCGGGATCGCAATCGGCGAAAGCGAAGCCGCCGGAGACGGCCCACTCGCCCGGTTCGGCGGCCCGGGGAAAGACTTCCAGGTCGGAGCGGTCCAACTGGATTGTACGGGGCAGCTTCATCGGTCCTGCTCTGCCGGCGGGGCCGCGCAGCCGCCTGGATCATCGGCCACTATGCCCCGCTCTCGGTTTTGCTGTTGCGACACCAGGACATAAGAGCAACATAAGGCAGCAACCATGCAAGGGCGAAACACGTGCGTAATCTAGTCTTGGCCTGCCTGCTCGCAGCGAGCCTGAGCGGCGCCGCCGGTCCCGTCACCGCAGCGGAGGCCGCCGGTCCCGAAATCCTTCCGCATCGGGCCGTCTACAGCCTGCAACTCGTGGAGTCGCGCGACGGCGGCACGATCATCGGCGCCAAGGGCCGGATCGAGTTCGAATGGACCGCCGGCTGCGACGGCTGGACCGTCAATCAGAAGACGCTCCTGATCCTGGCCGACTCCGAGGGCAACAACTTCGATACCGGCTGGACCCTCAAGGCCTGGGAATCGAACGACGGGTTGACCTACCGCTTCGCGGTGAAGCGCCTCGGCTCCGGGGCGCCGTCCAGTCTCACCCGTGGCCGTGCCCAGCTCGAGGTCGGTGAGGAGAGCGGCCTGGTGACCTTCTCCGAACCCGATGGCCGTGCCCCGATGTCCTTGCCGGCGGGGACCCGCTTCCCGACCCGGCACAGCCGGGAGCTCCTGCAGGCCGCGGTCGACGAGGAACTCCTTATCTGGCGGCAGGTCTTCGATGGCACCAACGACGGGGGCCTGTTCGGCGTGAACGCGGTAATCACCGGAGCGCTGCCGCCTGGCGCCGGCAAGCCTTCGCCCTATCAGAGCCTGCAAGACCTGCGGTCCTGGCAGCTCGAGATGGCCTTCTTCGAGACCGAGGCCACCGGCCCCGATCCGGAGCACCAACAGGTCTTGCGGCTCTACGCCAATGGCGTGGTCGACGAGCTGCGCTTCGACTACGGGGACTTCGTTCTCGCCGGCGGGCTGGAGCGTCTGGAGATGCTGGCGCGCCCCAAGTGCGAGTGAGCGTTGCCGGGCGCCGCTGATCGCGGCCGCTCTACTTGAGGCGCAGCGAGCGGCCCTTCTTGATCGCGTCCTCGCCCATCTTCCCGCGCACCCTGTCGATCACCTTCTCGACCTCGGCCCGGCGTTCCCGGGTCGGGTCGAGCAGGTCGGGCGGGTCGCCCAGCGCCTCGTCGACCAGGTCGCTGACGCCGATGCCGATCAGCCGGAAGCGCCGTCCGTCGGCTTCGCCGGCGAGCACCGGCCGCGCCTCGCGGTAGAGCACCTCGGCGAGATTGGTCGGGTCGCCCAGGCGGCGGCTCCGCGTGATGGTGCGGAATTCCGCGGTTTTCAGTTTCAGGGTCAGGCTGCGGCCCGCCAGCCCGGCGCGCTTGACGCGTCGCGACACCTTCTCGCAGAGCGGCCAGAGACGGGCCGCCAGATCGCCATCCTCGATGAGGTCGGTCTCGAAGGTCGTCTCGGCCGAGATGCTCTTGGCCGGCGCCCGGGGATCCACGTCGCGGCTGTCTTCGCCGCGGGCGAAGTGGAAGAGCCGGCGACCCATGGCGCCATAGCGCAGGACCAGCTCGTCCTTCTCGAAGGCCCAGAGATCGGAGATCTTCTCGATGCCGTCGCGCGCGAGCGCCTTGCCGAGTGCGGCGCCGACGCCCCAGATCAGGCCGACCGGTTTGTCGCCGAGAAATGCGCGGGCCTCGGCCCTGCCGATGACCGCCATGCCGCGGGGCTTGTCCAGGTCGGAAGCCACCTTGGCGAGAAACTTGTTGTAGCTCAGCCCGATCGAGACCGTCAGGCCACGCTCGCGCTCGACCCGAAGGGCCAGGGCGGCCAGGCTGCGCGCGGGCGGCCCGCGGTGCAGCGCCTCGGTGCCGGCGAGGTCGAGAAAGGCTTCATCGATCGAGATCGGCTCGACCAGGGGGGTCAGAGACTCCATCATGGCGCGGATCTCGCGCCCCTCGGCGCTGTACTTGGCCATGTCGGGCGGCAGCACGACGGCTTCCGGGCAGGCCTTGAGCGCCTTGAACATGGGCATGGCCGAGCGCA
This window harbors:
- a CDS encoding FAD-dependent oxidoreductase; this encodes MAEFPERAKVVIVGLGGIVGASVAHHLIERGWDDIVGIDKSAIPTDIGSTSHASDFCYATSHDFLSCWTTLYSIDFFEKRGRYAKVGGLEVARVGDDARMDEIKRKVASGKAFGTRAHLVGPAEIKEKFPLIEESLVQGGMWDPDAGLVVPRSQVVAGELVEEAENSGKLRAFANTPATGLLIEGGRIKGVETPRGTIRADHVVVCAGLWGRLVAEMAGEDLPVMPVDHPLLWFGPYDEFAGTGKDIGWPLLRDQGNSAYMRDTGDPKTTEGGMVEWGYYEQTEPRLCHPRDLLEKEEARLSPSQRDLEMEQVMEALEKAMELTPILGELGYDEKRSFNGLLQVTTDGGPSMGESQKVRGLWYAVAIWVKDGPGMGKLIADWMTDGRTGIDHHQIDYARFYPFQTDSAFIHARCSETAMKIYNPAVHPREPFAGGRDIRRSPFYEREKELGGYFMELGGWERAHGYASNEHLLQKYGNQVPVRENEWDNRHFWRVSNAEHLEMSANVGMVNLSHFALYDVTGPDHVKFMEYLCVARVGGDNQVGKGIYTHFLDEHGMVKADFTVFRLADRFRFVDGADAGNRDFVYMKRIAEDLGYDVTIADVSTDHTTIGLWGPNARATLQAVVTEPEALTHEKFPFASLKEIEIAGKNVTAFRISYVGEQGWELHMRYEDGLAVWDALRARDVMPFGVETYANSRRLEKSLRLQNADLLTEYNLLEADLARPKVKEADFIGKAAYLEHRARDHQPATLCTLVMTDNRDSAGVARYPVGVLPIMCPKTGETLVDSEGRRSFTTSIAFGPTVGKNIALGYLPHEHAVKGKDFQVEYFGETFPVQVAGVGYEPLYDPENLKPRS
- a CDS encoding DNA polymerase IV; its protein translation is MTTLCRDCLALTEAPAAPSRCDACGGARLVSHPELAELSTAHIDCDAFYASVEKRDRPELRDRPVIVGGGRRGVVSAACYTARIYGVRSAMPMFKALKACPEAVVLPPDMAKYSAEGREIRAMMESLTPLVEPISIDEAFLDLAGTEALHRGPPARSLAALALRVERERGLTVSIGLSYNKFLAKVASDLDKPRGMAVIGRAEARAFLGDKPVGLIWGVGAALGKALARDGIEKISDLWAFEKDELVLRYGAMGRRLFHFARGEDSRDVDPRAPAKSISAETTFETDLIEDGDLAARLWPLCEKVSRRVKRAGLAGRSLTLKLKTAEFRTITRSRRLGDPTNLAEVLYREARPVLAGEADGRRFRLIGIGVSDLVDEALGDPPDLLDPTRERRAEVEKVIDRVRGKMGEDAIKKGRSLRLK
- a CDS encoding DUF6505 family protein, translated to MKLPRTIQLDRSDLEVFPRAAEPGEWAVSGGFAFADCDPAALDRKEALALRSGWLGTESFGRSTLAEVAEIEEADFFQMVERLAAHFVAHYGAPDLVSALPVARDEVEHAASLCEHRVHTLLAVERELTEDGLVERFRTIRPSPEQDHARIWEIVAEDEA
- the pip gene encoding prolyl aminopeptidase; this translates as MPDTHAAAIEPFDTRTLEVDPPHQLYVEQVGNPKGLPAVFLHGGPGGGCQPHQRRLFDPRRFRTVFYDQRGAGRSRPKRCLEANTTAHLIADLETIRRSLGIERWMVVGGSWGSLLGTAYAQAHPERVSGLVLRAVFLGTPEEVDWALIRGPQIFYPDLWRGLLALLPEDERAAPLAALGRRLEDPDPTVHGPAAWVWHDYERTLSILRPGGLALPRSLDGNSPVRRPLPDSPFVEWHYFRSDCFLEPNQLIKGASRLRGIPGAIVQGRYDLLCPPETARALADTWPDARLTFVEGAGHALGEPVVWRGLGAAINDLARELG
- a CDS encoding DUF1849 family protein, whose amino-acid sequence is MRNLVLACLLAASLSGAAGPVTAAEAAGPEILPHRAVYSLQLVESRDGGTIIGAKGRIEFEWTAGCDGWTVNQKTLLILADSEGNNFDTGWTLKAWESNDGLTYRFAVKRLGSGAPSSLTRGRAQLEVGEESGLVTFSEPDGRAPMSLPAGTRFPTRHSRELLQAAVDEELLIWRQVFDGTNDGGLFGVNAVITGALPPGAGKPSPYQSLQDLRSWQLEMAFFETEATGPDPEHQQVLRLYANGVVDELRFDYGDFVLAGGLERLEMLARPKCE
- a CDS encoding sulfotransferase; translated protein: METLSRARALHEQGGLREARRLYLDVLAADPGHAEALYHLASLARQMDRPDVAARRLQEALQHHPDFIEARLLLGNVLVEQRAFAEAERTYRAALDRAPDHSGLLLNLGNLLHEGGRDAEAEPLLRRAARLDPALAEADNSLALLLQRQGRAHEALEFYRSAVAKRPGYAAAHNNLGTLYRELGQLDEAVAQYRAALAQGESLETRGNLAALLERANRLDEATVEAERALSLDPRDPAARVTLAKLRGRRGEVEAARRDYRALLADLGQPGEERQLRTVARAHADLGRLEEEAGDYARAFDHYTLANRLNCRSAPGWEENAAAYLDAIRALQAGVETLAPEAPETRGADGNAPIFLVGFPRSGTTLLAQALAALPGAVLMDEKTALDEARLAHLGDGGPEALETQSEGARQKIRQSYWAAAERHLGAPLDGRRLIDKMPLNLLNLWLVAAVFPHAKVLVSLRDPRDVCLSCFTTLFRLRAGTADFPSLEHTIQLYRAVMDLWQAERRHLALESAVHRYEDLVQDFEGELRRIAAFLGLAWDDAALDHAASARRRFVVSPSYDQVVRPLYGSSIGRWRHFETQLAPQIAPLRPYLDAFGYDAP